From a single Roseibium algicola genomic region:
- the cobA gene encoding uroporphyrinogen-III C-methyltransferase codes for MKQSGKVYLIGAGPGDPELLTLKALRMLQEADAVVFDRLVSPEILSLAPSGALQVPVGKSPDNHPVPQERINEILEELALEGLTVARLKGGDPLIFGRGSEEAEHLLSRGIAVEYAPGITAAQGAACVTGVPLTHRGLATGVRYVTGHRQANGVLDLDWKSLACEDTTLVVYMGVANIGQIALRLIAEGLSGTTPVLAIANATTPRETRLYSELDRIAIDIRDARFKAPVLFVVGKVVTLSAEWPATTFDAMLSAVDSGTAGRLVHA; via the coding sequence ATGAAACAGTCAGGGAAGGTCTATCTGATCGGTGCGGGACCCGGAGACCCGGAGCTTCTGACGCTCAAGGCCCTGCGAATGCTCCAGGAAGCGGATGCGGTCGTTTTCGATCGTCTGGTTTCACCTGAAATCCTGTCGTTGGCTCCGTCCGGTGCGCTGCAGGTGCCTGTTGGAAAATCGCCCGACAATCATCCCGTTCCTCAGGAGAGGATCAACGAGATCCTTGAAGAACTGGCGCTGGAAGGCTTGACCGTCGCCCGCCTGAAAGGCGGCGATCCACTGATCTTCGGTCGCGGTTCGGAAGAAGCCGAACATCTTTTGTCACGCGGCATCGCGGTCGAATATGCGCCCGGCATTACCGCTGCCCAGGGGGCTGCCTGCGTAACAGGTGTGCCGCTCACCCATCGTGGTCTGGCAACTGGCGTCCGCTATGTGACTGGACACCGGCAGGCAAACGGCGTTCTCGACCTCGATTGGAAAAGTCTCGCCTGCGAGGACACCACGCTCGTCGTCTACATGGGGGTTGCCAACATCGGGCAGATTGCCCTGCGCCTGATTGCCGAAGGACTGAGCGGGACAACCCCTGTACTTGCCATCGCCAACGCGACGACACCGCGTGAAACCAGGCTCTATTCCGAACTCGACAGGATCGCGATCGATATCCGCGACGCCAGGTTCAAGGCACCTGTGCTGTTTGTTGTTGGCAAGGTCGTGACCCTGAGTGCCGAATGGCCGGCAACAACCTTTGACGCCATGCTCAGTGCCGTGGACAGCGGCACAGCCGGAAGGCTGGTCCATGCTTAA
- a CDS encoding c-type cytochrome, translating to MLKTLLTIAFCLLAITSLALAEEQEAPAALVNLVRQDCGSCHGMTLKGGLGPDIRPDALGHYDIDTLSTVVLDGIPKTAMPPWRPILSEADARKIAEYLLKGDTK from the coding sequence ATGCTTAAGACGCTGCTCACCATTGCCTTTTGTCTTCTGGCCATCACAAGCCTCGCGCTTGCCGAGGAACAGGAAGCGCCTGCGGCATTGGTCAACCTGGTGCGACAGGACTGCGGCTCGTGTCACGGCATGACACTGAAAGGTGGCCTTGGACCGGACATCCGGCCGGATGCCCTCGGTCATTACGACATCGACACCCTGTCCACGGTGGTTCTGGACGGCATCCCGAAAACGGCAATGCCTCCCTGGCGTCCGATCCTGAGCGAGGCCGACGCGAGGAAAATTGCCGAATATCTTTTGAAGGGAGACACGAAATGA
- a CDS encoding cytochrome D1 domain-containing protein — protein sequence MKWLYGAVLAAILTGTVQAQSVVATGDLGLVVERASGSLLLVDQSDRASLARIEGLGDLSHASLVYSPDERFAYVFGRDGGLSKVDLVEKRVAKRVIQSGNAIGGAISDDGSLVAVSNYEPGGVRIFDAQTLEMVADIPTGSKTIGLVDAPGKRFVFTLWDAGETWIADLNSEEPKITRITGMGTNPYDALITGDGRLYITGLFGEDGLTALDLWQENPEPIRVLPGYGRGEAELPVYKMPHLEGWARAGQEFVLPAVGHHEVLWVDGETLAETGRTSTHGQPVFAMARPDGRQVWVNFAHPLNDTIQVIDTVTKQVVHEFKPGPAVLHMEFTPRGNEVWVSVRDAGKVMIYDTRTFEKTGEIDAESPSGIFFTARAHRTGL from the coding sequence ATGAAGTGGCTATATGGAGCCGTTCTGGCAGCCATCTTGACCGGCACTGTCCAGGCGCAGTCGGTCGTTGCCACCGGCGATCTCGGTCTTGTGGTTGAACGGGCGAGCGGGTCTCTGTTGCTGGTCGATCAGTCCGACCGTGCATCCCTGGCACGGATAGAAGGGCTTGGCGACCTTTCCCATGCAAGCCTGGTCTATTCACCGGACGAACGTTTCGCCTATGTCTTCGGCCGCGATGGCGGCCTTTCCAAGGTCGACCTTGTCGAGAAACGGGTAGCCAAGCGGGTGATTCAATCCGGAAACGCCATCGGCGGAGCCATCTCGGACGACGGCTCACTGGTCGCGGTTTCCAACTATGAGCCTGGCGGTGTGCGTATCTTCGACGCTCAGACGCTGGAGATGGTTGCAGATATTCCGACCGGGTCGAAGACAATCGGTCTTGTCGATGCGCCCGGCAAACGCTTTGTCTTCACTTTGTGGGATGCAGGCGAAACCTGGATCGCGGACCTCAATTCGGAGGAGCCGAAGATCACCAGAATTACCGGCATGGGCACCAACCCCTATGACGCCCTGATCACCGGTGACGGCCGTCTCTACATCACAGGCCTGTTTGGCGAAGACGGATTGACCGCGCTCGACCTGTGGCAGGAAAATCCCGAACCAATTCGCGTTTTGCCCGGATATGGCCGCGGGGAAGCGGAGTTGCCGGTCTACAAGATGCCCCATCTGGAAGGTTGGGCACGTGCCGGCCAGGAGTTTGTCCTGCCTGCCGTCGGGCACCACGAGGTTCTGTGGGTCGATGGTGAAACGCTCGCCGAAACCGGACGCACCAGTACCCATGGTCAGCCGGTCTTTGCCATGGCGCGGCCTGATGGCCGCCAGGTCTGGGTAAACTTCGCACATCCGCTCAATGACACCATCCAGGTGATCGATACGGTCACAAAGCAGGTCGTTCACGAATTCAAACCCGGCCCTGCCGTACTGCACATGGAATTCACGCCACGCGGTAACGAGGTCTGGGTTTCCGTGCGCGATGCCGGCAAGGTCATGATCTACGACACCCGGACCTTCGAGAAGACAGGCGAAATCGACGCCGAAAGCCCATCCGGCATCTTCTTTACAGCCCGGGCACACAGGACGGGGTTGTGA
- the ahbB gene encoding siroheme decarboxylase subunit beta, whose protein sequence is MTSLIDPIDLTLLDNWQRDFPLVPRPFEIIAAGTNCSEGDVIGRLQDMAANGRITRVGATCAPNTVSASTLAAMSVPHDRIEAVAGIVGAQPGINHSYLRENYRNLWFVATGPDREHVNGVLDTIRDQTQLAVLDLPIIRPFNIDLGFSLNGGLGRPPVPRPVRLERLQEGDDDLLQALTTGLPIIQRPYLRIAEHLGRTEEDVLERIGRLLEAGIISRFGVIVRHRALGWRANAMVVWDIEPERIASAGPALAAHPGVTLCYERRPVAGVWPYRLYCMIHGRSRSQALDVLIQASRLPEVAGVRHDVLFSTRCFKQTGALISRQGVAA, encoded by the coding sequence ATGACAAGCCTCATCGATCCCATTGACCTGACCCTGCTCGACAACTGGCAACGGGACTTCCCGTTGGTGCCGAGACCTTTCGAGATCATTGCAGCGGGAACGAACTGCTCCGAAGGTGACGTTATCGGGCGGCTGCAGGATATGGCTGCGAACGGCCGGATCACCCGCGTTGGTGCCACCTGTGCACCCAACACGGTTTCGGCAAGCACATTGGCGGCCATGTCGGTGCCACACGATCGCATCGAGGCCGTTGCCGGGATCGTCGGTGCTCAGCCGGGTATTAATCATTCCTATTTACGGGAGAATTACCGGAACCTCTGGTTCGTTGCTACCGGCCCGGACCGGGAGCATGTCAACGGGGTTCTGGACACCATCCGGGACCAGACGCAGCTTGCCGTACTGGATCTCCCGATCATCCGTCCGTTCAATATAGACCTAGGCTTCAGCTTGAACGGCGGCCTGGGCCGGCCACCAGTGCCCCGGCCGGTCCGGTTGGAGCGACTGCAGGAGGGAGACGATGACCTCCTGCAGGCTCTGACCACAGGACTACCGATCATACAGCGTCCCTACCTGCGTATCGCAGAACACCTCGGCCGAACAGAAGAGGACGTTCTGGAACGGATTGGAAGGCTGCTTGAAGCCGGTATCATTTCCCGCTTCGGCGTGATTGTACGTCATCGCGCCCTTGGTTGGCGCGCGAATGCCATGGTTGTCTGGGATATCGAACCGGAAAGGATCGCCTCGGCGGGCCCGGCGCTTGCTGCGCATCCGGGGGTGACCCTGTGTTACGAACGCAGGCCCGTGGCAGGCGTGTGGCCCTATCGGCTTTACTGCATGATTCACGGCCGGAGCCGGTCGCAGGCACTGGATGTTCTCATTCAGGCATCGCGCCTGCCGGAAGTGGCGGGCGTCAGACACGACGTTCTCTTTTCCACCCGTTGCTTCAAGCAGACCGGGGCGCTGATCTCTCGTCAGGGAGTTGCGGCATGA
- a CDS encoding Lrp/AsnC family transcriptional regulator, with protein MTRKLSPLERTLINRLQDDLPLVPHPFQELAQELGLSEEEVAGHIRTLRDDGLLTRFGPFFDAEALGGAFCLCAMAVPPARFEDVLTKVNAYPEVAHNYERDHKLNMWFVLATESQAAISATAEAIERDTGLPVLLFPKEREFFIGFRVNA; from the coding sequence ATGACCCGGAAACTGTCTCCTCTTGAGCGGACCTTGATCAATCGTCTGCAGGACGATCTGCCGCTGGTTCCGCATCCCTTTCAGGAATTGGCGCAGGAACTGGGCCTGAGTGAAGAAGAGGTTGCCGGGCACATCCGGACCTTGCGCGACGACGGCCTGCTGACACGGTTCGGACCCTTCTTCGATGCGGAAGCCCTTGGCGGTGCCTTTTGCCTTTGCGCCATGGCGGTACCGCCAGCGCGTTTCGAAGACGTCTTAACCAAAGTCAATGCCTACCCCGAAGTCGCCCATAACTATGAACGGGACCACAAGCTCAACATGTGGTTCGTCCTGGCAACGGAAAGTCAGGCCGCAATTTCGGCAACTGCCGAAGCAATCGAACGCGACACAGGCTTGCCGGTGCTGCTGTTTCCGAAGGAACGCGAGTTTTTCATAGGCTTTCGGGTGAACGCATGA
- the ahbB gene encoding siroheme decarboxylase subunit beta gives MTLTPQDRTIVEATQAGLPLVTRPFAVVAESLGLSEAELIDRLKQLKAQGVIRRIGAAPNHYRLGMTANGMTVWDVDDAVVDSLGEKVGALPFVTHCYRRPRALPDWPYNLFAMVHGETREEVIAKRVEISSLLGKACRSGDILFSTRILKKTGMRLRGKEG, from the coding sequence ATGACCTTGACCCCACAGGACCGAACGATCGTCGAAGCCACACAGGCCGGATTGCCTCTGGTCACCAGACCCTTTGCCGTGGTTGCGGAAAGCCTGGGACTGAGCGAAGCGGAGCTGATCGACCGCCTGAAGCAGCTGAAGGCGCAAGGTGTCATCCGGCGTATCGGGGCCGCCCCAAATCATTACCGGCTCGGCATGACAGCCAACGGAATGACCGTCTGGGATGTCGATGACGCAGTGGTCGACAGTCTTGGCGAAAAGGTCGGCGCCCTGCCGTTCGTCACGCATTGTTACCGCCGTCCGCGGGCACTGCCCGACTGGCCTTACAACCTCTTTGCCATGGTTCATGGAGAAACCCGCGAGGAAGTTATTGCAAAGCGGGTGGAGATTTCCAGTTTGCTGGGCAAGGCCTGCCGTTCCGGCGACATCCTGTTTTCAACGCGCATCCTGAAAAAGACCGGTATGCGCCTTCGCGGCAAGGAGGGCTGA
- the nirJ gene encoding heme d1 biosynthesis radical SAM protein NirJ, whose amino-acid sequence MFRLSEYMHQIVEPTPVRTRRGTGAVKPVVIWNLTRRCNLKCRHCYTVSADVDFPGELTHDQAMATLEDLGHFGIPALILSGGEPLDRKDLFEIAGRARSLVRMLALSTNGTRLHGETADKVAEIGFDYVGISIDGIGATNDWFRGVEGAFQSALRGVRECKSRGIKVGLRFTLTEGNHESLPDLLRLCDDEGVDKFYLSHLVYAGRGDKHRGEDAEHKRSRWAMDILMDRAWQGVSGGRPLDIVTGNNDADAVYFLEWVQRIFGPETAAQVRGHLAAWGGNSSGLGVANIDTLGNVHPDTYWSDYTIGSVKSVPFSELWTGEDPMLARLRTRPRPLKGRCGACAFKDVCGGNTRIRALQLTGDPWAEDPACYLNDDEIGLAGPGGERLAVTPFRGKRHDPAHRFA is encoded by the coding sequence ATGTTCCGCCTCTCGGAATACATGCATCAGATCGTGGAGCCGACACCTGTCAGGACACGCCGCGGCACCGGTGCGGTCAAGCCGGTGGTGATCTGGAACCTGACCCGGCGCTGTAACCTGAAATGCCGGCATTGCTACACCGTGTCGGCGGACGTCGATTTTCCGGGCGAGCTGACCCACGACCAGGCCATGGCGACCCTGGAGGATCTTGGACACTTCGGCATTCCCGCCCTGATCCTGTCCGGGGGCGAACCGCTGGACCGGAAAGACCTCTTTGAGATTGCCGGGCGCGCCAGAAGCCTTGTGCGCATGCTGGCCCTGTCGACCAACGGCACCAGGCTGCATGGCGAGACTGCCGACAAAGTGGCCGAGATCGGTTTCGATTATGTGGGCATTTCCATTGACGGGATCGGGGCCACGAACGACTGGTTTCGTGGCGTCGAGGGAGCTTTCCAATCTGCCCTGCGGGGCGTTCGCGAATGCAAGTCACGCGGCATCAAGGTCGGGCTGCGCTTCACCCTGACCGAGGGCAACCACGAAAGCCTGCCGGATCTTCTGCGCCTGTGCGACGATGAAGGTGTCGACAAGTTTTACCTCTCGCATCTCGTCTATGCCGGCAGGGGCGACAAGCACCGCGGCGAAGATGCAGAGCACAAGCGCTCCAGATGGGCAATGGACATTCTGATGGACCGCGCATGGCAAGGTGTCAGCGGTGGCCGGCCACTCGATATCGTAACCGGCAACAATGATGCCGACGCGGTTTACTTTCTGGAATGGGTACAGCGGATCTTTGGTCCGGAAACGGCAGCCCAAGTGCGCGGTCATCTTGCGGCCTGGGGAGGCAATTCCTCCGGTCTCGGTGTCGCCAACATCGACACCCTCGGCAACGTGCATCCGGATACCTACTGGTCCGACTACACCATCGGCAGCGTAAAATCCGTTCCGTTCTCCGAACTCTGGACCGGTGAAGACCCCATGCTGGCCCGGCTTAGAACAAGGCCAAGACCGCTCAAGGGGCGCTGCGGTGCCTGTGCCTTCAAGGACGTGTGCGGCGGCAATACCCGTATCCGCGCACTGCAACTGACTGGCGATCCCTGGGCCGAAGACCCTGCCTGTTATCTCAATGACGACGAAATCGGGCTTGCCGGCCCTGGCGGCGAGCGCCTGGCCGTGACCCCGTTCCGAGGAAAACGCCATGATCCGGCTCACCGCTTCGCTTAG